The Actinomycetes bacterium genome has a segment encoding these proteins:
- a CDS encoding NADP-dependent oxidoreductase yields the protein MAQQPSMTAVRAYVDAGTPRLAVETAPRPVPGIGDVLVAVRAASLTPTELGWPSTWTDRVGRDRSPVIPGHEFSGVVVALGPGTTGLGVGDPVFGLADWYRDGAAAGYLAVEARNVAAKPLTLNHAEAACVPLAASTAWQALFVHGRLRDGQRVLIHGAAGGVGVFAVQLARSAGATVIGTCRSAGRAALLHDLGASEVVDVDRERFEDVGPVDLVLDLVGDDVAQRSWPLVRPGGTLVTVVGGVPRGRPRADARWVWFVVEADRRLLAELARSIDEGELRPVLGAVFPLYDAPRAFGAKLRGGVLGKVALQVVDED from the coding sequence ATGGCGCAACAACCGTCGATGACCGCCGTCCGGGCGTACGTCGACGCCGGCACCCCGCGGCTGGCGGTCGAGACCGCGCCGCGGCCGGTGCCCGGCATCGGGGACGTGCTGGTGGCCGTCCGCGCGGCAAGCCTCACGCCGACCGAGCTGGGCTGGCCCTCGACCTGGACCGACCGGGTCGGCCGGGACCGCAGCCCGGTGATCCCGGGGCACGAGTTCTCCGGAGTCGTGGTCGCCCTCGGCCCCGGCACGACCGGGCTCGGCGTCGGGGACCCGGTGTTCGGGCTGGCGGACTGGTACCGCGACGGCGCCGCGGCGGGCTACCTCGCGGTGGAGGCACGCAACGTCGCCGCCAAGCCGCTGACCCTGAACCATGCCGAGGCCGCCTGCGTGCCGCTGGCCGCGTCGACGGCCTGGCAGGCGCTGTTCGTCCACGGGCGGCTGCGCGACGGGCAGCGCGTCCTCATCCACGGTGCCGCTGGGGGAGTCGGGGTGTTCGCCGTCCAGCTGGCCCGCTCCGCCGGGGCGACGGTCATCGGCACCTGCCGCTCCGCCGGGCGCGCCGCCCTGCTCCACGACCTGGGTGCCTCGGAGGTGGTCGACGTCGACCGCGAGCGGTTCGAGGACGTCGGACCGGTGGACCTGGTCCTGGACCTGGTCGGTGACGACGTCGCGCAGCGCTCCTGGCCACTGGTCCGGCCGGGCGGCACCCTCGTCACGGTCGTCGGCGGCGTCCCACGCGGGCGCCCGCGAGCCGACGCGCGGTGGGTGTGGTTCGTGGTGGAGGCCGACCGCCGCCTCCTCGCCGAGCTGGCCCGCAGCATCGACGAGGGGGAGCTGCGCCCCGTCCTAGGCGCGGTCTTCCCGCTGTACGACGCGCCGCGCGCATTCGGCGCCAAGCTGCGCGGCGGGGTGCTCGGCAAGGTGGCGCTGCAGGTCGTCGACGAGGACTGA
- a CDS encoding AAA family ATPase → MGLSALGAWACRHSGSSGRRLRRCGIRRRRLTSEVVCAPEEERWLHGGPVVGRGAAGGVRHSWPSTGSTGARRSAPRSTRSSTGRHASGDALVVTGEPGMGKTALLGYAADRADGMRVLRAQGVHAESRLPFAGLHALLRPALDLLPALPTAQADALSAALGMDEPKGQSRFLVAAGVLGLLAELADHEPVLCLVDDAQWIDGSSMDALFFAARRIESDRLAVVVSARLGELEPPGLAELRLDPIAPDQADRLLTAHAPALDPPSRRRIVELAAGNPLALVELSDDVPAPTTPSPPGRTEVPLSARLEATFLGRVHQLTPDAQRLLLVAASDDSGDLLTLQAASRPLGIGTSTLAEAERAKLLRLAGERVEFVHPLVASAVYQAALPSERRQAHEALAAALPDDQADRRAWHRAAAATTPDESLAADLEHTALAARARAGHQAAAAALERAAELSPSPHERARRLLDAAEDAWEAGRAPQASRLVDRAAQVVSTPLVQGRVAQLRGRFESRRGVVRDGFEMLLAAADLLAAVEPHRAAASLVEALEAAFLAGDQAMVAELGRRVVELEADEDMPAVEHVTGMTLLLGGDVERATPLLRSALERSQHSENPEVLLMAAVAAGYLGDGVSLAQCSRRAVAVARARGALGTLTRMLELSAIAEVTTSPAAAEAHASEGLELARETDQPPAVAMHLAMLATVAAIRGDEQATVEHTYAVRRLAARHGLSFPDSWVRSMLALLDLGLGHAERALERLEQLAVDGHPGVQLTHTPDLVEAAVRVGEPERALPLFAAFEAWATSSQSASVAGQLHRCRALLSDGDVATAHYERSVAALSRFGPSLDRARTLLLLGEHLRRERRRVEARPHLRDAAEEFERLGARPWAERAWSELRASGERVRRRDDDRARLTPQELQIAGLVVVGSTNKEIAGQLYLSPRTVDAHLRSVYAKLGIASRGQLRQVDLVG, encoded by the coding sequence ATGGCTGCACGGGGGTCCCGTCGTCGGTCGGGGCGCGGCGGGAGGCGTTAGGCACTCATGGCCGAGCACGGGCTCTACGGGCGCGAGAAGGAGTGCGCCACGCTCGACGCGCTCCTCGACAGGGCGCCACGCCTCGGGTGACGCGCTCGTCGTGACCGGCGAGCCCGGGATGGGCAAGACCGCGCTGCTCGGCTACGCGGCCGACCGGGCCGACGGGATGCGGGTGCTGCGCGCCCAGGGCGTCCACGCCGAGAGTCGGCTGCCGTTCGCCGGCCTGCACGCCCTGCTCCGCCCGGCACTGGACCTGCTGCCGGCCCTGCCCACTGCCCAGGCGGACGCGCTGTCCGCCGCCCTCGGCATGGACGAGCCCAAGGGCCAGAGCCGGTTCCTGGTCGCCGCCGGCGTGCTGGGCCTGCTGGCCGAGCTGGCCGACCATGAACCCGTCCTGTGCCTGGTCGACGACGCCCAGTGGATCGACGGCTCATCCATGGACGCCCTGTTCTTCGCGGCCCGGCGCATCGAGTCCGACCGGCTGGCGGTCGTGGTGTCGGCCCGGCTCGGCGAGCTCGAGCCGCCCGGCCTGGCCGAGCTGCGGCTGGACCCGATCGCTCCCGACCAGGCCGACCGGCTGCTCACCGCGCACGCACCGGCGCTGGACCCCCCGTCGCGCCGGCGGATCGTGGAGCTGGCGGCCGGCAACCCGTTGGCGCTGGTCGAGCTCAGCGACGACGTACCCGCTCCGACGACGCCCTCGCCGCCCGGCCGCACGGAGGTGCCGCTGAGCGCCCGCCTGGAGGCGACGTTCCTCGGCCGGGTCCACCAGCTGACGCCGGACGCCCAACGGCTACTGCTCGTCGCCGCATCCGACGACTCCGGGGACCTGCTGACCCTGCAGGCGGCGTCTCGTCCCCTCGGCATCGGTACGTCGACGCTGGCCGAGGCGGAGCGGGCGAAGCTGCTCCGGCTGGCCGGAGAACGCGTCGAGTTCGTCCATCCCCTGGTGGCGTCCGCCGTCTACCAGGCCGCCCTGCCCTCCGAGCGGCGGCAGGCGCACGAGGCACTCGCCGCAGCCCTCCCCGACGACCAGGCCGACCGCCGGGCCTGGCACCGGGCAGCAGCCGCGACCACCCCCGACGAGAGCCTCGCCGCGGACCTCGAGCACACCGCACTCGCCGCCCGCGCGCGGGCCGGCCACCAGGCGGCCGCCGCCGCGCTGGAGCGCGCCGCCGAGCTCAGCCCGAGCCCGCACGAGCGGGCCCGCCGCCTCCTCGACGCGGCCGAGGACGCCTGGGAGGCTGGCCGGGCACCGCAGGCCTCCCGGCTCGTCGACCGGGCCGCCCAGGTCGTGTCGACACCCCTGGTCCAGGGAAGGGTGGCCCAGCTACGCGGGCGCTTCGAGAGCCGCCGGGGTGTCGTCCGGGACGGCTTCGAGATGCTGCTCGCCGCCGCGGACCTGCTCGCCGCCGTCGAGCCGCACCGCGCCGCGGCGTCGCTCGTCGAGGCGCTCGAGGCGGCCTTCCTCGCCGGCGACCAGGCCATGGTCGCCGAGCTGGGGCGCCGGGTCGTCGAGCTGGAGGCCGACGAGGACATGCCTGCGGTCGAGCACGTCACCGGGATGACCCTGCTGCTGGGCGGTGACGTCGAACGCGCCACGCCCTTGCTGCGCAGCGCCCTCGAACGCAGCCAGCACAGCGAGAATCCCGAAGTCCTGCTGATGGCCGCCGTCGCGGCCGGCTACCTGGGCGACGGCGTCAGTCTGGCCCAGTGCTCACGGCGAGCGGTCGCGGTGGCACGCGCCCGTGGCGCGCTCGGCACCCTGACCCGCATGCTGGAGCTCTCGGCCATCGCGGAGGTCACCACCAGCCCCGCGGCCGCAGAAGCCCATGCCTCGGAGGGTCTCGAGCTGGCGCGCGAGACCGATCAGCCACCGGCGGTCGCCATGCACCTGGCCATGCTCGCGACAGTGGCAGCCATCCGTGGCGACGAGCAGGCCACGGTCGAGCACACGTACGCGGTGCGGCGGTTGGCCGCCCGGCACGGCCTGAGCTTCCCGGACTCGTGGGTGCGGAGCATGCTCGCTCTGCTCGACCTCGGCCTGGGACACGCGGAGCGGGCGCTCGAGCGGCTCGAGCAGCTGGCCGTCGACGGTCACCCCGGCGTGCAGCTCACCCACACGCCGGACCTGGTCGAGGCGGCCGTGCGGGTCGGCGAGCCGGAGCGGGCGCTGCCCCTCTTCGCCGCGTTCGAGGCCTGGGCGACCTCCTCGCAGTCGGCGTCGGTCGCGGGCCAGCTGCACCGATGTCGGGCGCTGCTCTCCGACGGTGATGTCGCGACTGCTCACTACGAGCGGTCCGTGGCCGCGCTGTCGCGCTTCGGGCCCTCCCTCGACCGGGCGCGGACGCTGCTGCTGCTCGGCGAGCACCTCCGGCGGGAGCGGCGCCGGGTCGAGGCGCGCCCCCACCTGCGCGACGCGGCCGAGGAGTTCGAGCGGCTCGGCGCCCGGCCGTGGGCCGAGCGGGCGTGGTCCGAGCTGCGGGCCAGCGGCGAGCGGGTTCGTCGTCGCGACGACGACCGGGCGCGACTCACGCCGCAGGAGCTGCAGATCGCCGGGCTGGTCGTGGTCGGGTCCACCAACAAGGAGATCGCGGGGCAGCTCTATCTCAGCCCGCGCACCGTCGACGCTCACCTGCGCAGCGTCTACGCGAAGCTCGGCATCGCCTCGCGGGGCCAGCTGCGCCAGGTCGACCTCGTCGGCTAG